From Caretta caretta isolate rCarCar2 chromosome 3, rCarCar1.hap1, whole genome shotgun sequence, a single genomic window includes:
- the LOC125634977 gene encoding trace amine-associated receptor 4-like translates to MNSSPLWSPQNVQYCFDFVNNSCPRNVRSTIGLWAMYSFMVGAIVLTMGGNMLVIISIAHFKQLHSPTNFLICSMATTDFLLSFMVMPYSMIRSVESCWYFGDLFCKLHTCCDIMLCTTSIFHLCFISVDRYYAVCDPLHYVTKITIPMIVLFLLISWSVPFLFAFGLVFSELNIEGIEVYVASIDCSGFCTLIFNKLWGVLASLIAFFFPGTVMVGIYVHIFTVARKHARQIAKIPSAIICVSATTNKISAKKESKATKTLSIVMGVFLFCWLPFFIFTIADPFINFSTPEDLYIAFLWLGYFNSTCNPIIYGLFYSWFRKAFKMIVTGTIFRSDSSTFTLFPAYT, encoded by the coding sequence ATGAATTCATCCCCCCTCTGGAGTCCACAGAATGTGCAGTATTGCTTTGACTTTGTTAACAATTCATGTCCTAGAAATGTAAGGTCTACAATTGGTCTTTGGGCTATGTACAGCTTCATGGTGGGAGCAATAGTGCTCACAATGGGTGGAAATATGCTTGTGATCATTTCCATCGCTCATTTCAAACAGCTTCACTCTCCAACCAACTTCCTGATCTGCTCCATGGCAACTACAGACTTTTTGCTTAGTTTCATGGTTATGCCCTACAGCATGATCAGGTCTGTTGAGTCATGCTGGTATTTTGGAGACCTCTTCTGCAAACTCCATACTTGTTGTGATATAATGCTCTGTACCACCTCTATTTTCCATCTGTGTTTTATCTCTGTTGACCGTTACTATGCGGTATGTGACCCACTGCATTATGTCACCAAGATAACTATCCCCATgatagtattatttttattaattagctGGTCTGTCCCATTCTTATTTGCCTTTGGCCTAGTTTTCTCAGAGTTGAATATTGAGGGCATTGAAGTATATGTTGCTTCAATTGACTGCAGTGGTTTCTGTACACTCATATTTAACAAGCTTTGGGGAGTGCTGGCTTCTCTTATAGCCTTCTTTTTCCCAGGCACAGTGATGGTGGGAATTTATGTCCACATATTTACAGTGGCAAGAAAACATGCAAGACAAATTGCTAAAATCCCCAGTGCAATAATATGTGTCTCTGCAACGACAAACAAAATCTCTGCAAAAAAAGAGAGCAAAGCAACTAAAACTTTAAGTATAGTCATGGGGGTGTTTCTTTTTTGCTGGCTGCCTTTCTTTATTTTTACAATAGCTGATCCTTTTATTAACTTCTCAACACCTGAAGACTTGTACATTGCCTTCCTCTGGCTGGGATACTTCAATTCTACTTGTAATCCAATCATTTATGGTTTATTTTATTCTTGGTTTCGCAAAGCATTTAAAATGATTGTGACTGGTACAATCTTCAGGTCAGATTCCTCTACTTTTACTTTGTTTCCTGCATACACTTAA
- the LOC125634877 gene encoding trace amine-associated receptor 2-like: MYLSMTGAIFITIFGNLAIIISISYFKQLHSPTNFLILSMAITDFLLGFTIMPYSMVRSVENCWYFGITFCKVHYSFDLMLCVTSIFHLCSIAVDRFYAICYPLHYSSKITISVIKRMLAVCWSVPAAFAFGVVFSEAYASGIEGYQILVTCSSSCPVMFNKLWGTVLFTVGFFTPGCVMIGIYVKIFLVSKKHARVMSSMPENANREKSNQLSKNKDRKAAKTLSIVMGVFLICWFPCFFTILIDPFLNFSTPAMLFDALTWCGYFNSTCNPLIYGFFYPWFRKALRYLLGKIFQTHFCTASLFPENQ, translated from the coding sequence ATGTATTTGTCCATGACTGGAGCCATCTTCATCACCATCTTCGGGAATCTAGCCATAATCATCTCAATCTCCTATTTCAAACAGCTTCACTCTCCAACCAACTTCTTGATTCTGTCCATGGCTATTACAGACTTTCTTCTGGGATTCACCATTATGCCCTACAGCATGGTCAGATCTGTGGAGAACTGCTGGTACTTTGGGATCACTTTCTGCAAAGTCCACTATAGTTTTGATCTGATGCTCTGTGTAACTTCTATCTTCCATCTTTGTTCCATTGCTGTTGATCGCTTTTATGCTATCTGTTACCCACTGCATTATTCTAGCAAAATAACCATCTCTGTGATAAAGCGAATGCTAGCAGTTTGTTGGTCAGTACCAGCTGCTTTTGCTTTCGGAGTGGTTTTCTCAGAAGCATATGCTTCTGGAATAGAGGGCTATCAGATTTTAGTTACATGCTCTAGTTCTTGTCCAGTTATGTTTAATAAATTATGGGGAACAGTTTTGTTCACAGTTGGCTTCTTTACTCCTGGCTGTGTTATGATAGGAATTTATGTCAAAATTTTTTTAGTATCCAAAAAGCATGCACGTGTTATGAGCAGCATGCCTGAAAATGCAAATCGTGAAAAGTCAAATCAACTTTCCAAGAATAAAGACAGGAAGGCGGCTAAGACACTAAGTATAGTCATGGGGGTGTTCCTAATATGCTGGTTTCCATGTTTCTTCACAATTTTAATTGACCCATTTTTAAATTTCTCTACTCCTGCAATGTTGTTCGATGCCTTAACGTGGTGTGGCTATTTTAACTCTACCTGTAATCCATTAATATATGGTTTTTTCTACCCATGGTTTCGAAAAGCACTGAGATACTTATTAGGTAAAATATTCCAGACACACTTCTGTACAGCTAGTCTGTTTCCTGAAAATCAATAA